CTATTTTTTTATCTTCATCATCCAGAAGTGAAAGTATTATTTTTAGACGAACCAGAAAATAGCTTGCATCCACAATTACAACGAGCGTTGATTAATAGAATTCGCTATATGGCATACAATAATGATAAACAAGTTTTTTTAGCAACACACTCTCCTATTTTTACTTTACCTGACACCATTAAAAATCTGCAGGAAGTCTTTCTTTTAGATAAACATGCAGAGCCACCTAAAATTCTGCATTTAGAAAAAGTTATCCCTAGCGATAAAGAACTTAAACATAAATTTGAAAGTTATCTTCCAAATCTTGATTCAGCGGTATCTGAAGTTTTGTTTGCAATGGGTGTACTTATAGTAGAAGGCCAAACTGAACGACAATTCATACAATATATAGCAGGACGAACAAATCGTGATATCGCCGCACGAGGAATCACTATAATTGAATCTAATGGGCTCGGTCCAATGCCAGGCATGATAAGATTTGTTAAAGAGGTATCACCACACTGGCGAGCATTATGTGATGGAGACGTATTAACAAATGGAGGGTCACGATATAATGATTATCGCAGTGAACTTAACGATATCTTTTGCGAAAATACACTAAAAACAGGGAATAATCTCTCGCCCACTGAAAAAGAAACATTGAAACAGAATTTGCAAAATAAAGGTTTATTTATCTTAAACCAAGAAGGGCTTGAAAAATATTACAAATCATCTGATGCAGTCAATTATAATGGCGAGGTAAAACATAAAGACAAAGGTTGGTTGCTAGCCAAAGAAATAGAGTATTTACAAGACAAAGACGAAAAATCTATCAATTTATATTATAAAGATTTACTCGAACCATTAGATGATTTGATTGTTTCTGTAGATAAAAATTCTTTAAAAGTCCGAACTATTGATGAGATAGCGATGGATGTTATTTTTGATCATGCCAGCAGTATTCATTGCAAAACATATCGCAATAAATTTAATGAACAACAATTGCGAGATATTCTATTCAATAATCGAGCATATCGAGTATATGGATTACAATTTTCCAATTATGATTCATATAAACTGTATTGGACTGTTCCCTTAGTTAATAATGAAACAAAATATAGAATTCGCTGCGAAGGCAATGAGTTCTATGTTGAAGTTGAAACAATTAAAGACAACGACGAAAATGGTTACAAATTGTTACGCAGAGGGTCAGTTTGAACGTTTGCATTAGTAAATTATTACACTTCTTTGGCCCCTTCAATTTGTATCTGGCACCAAAACCAGCACCAAAACCAGCACCAAAACTAACCACCAACATTTTTTCACAGCTTGAATTACTAAACACTATTTAAGTTAGGGAGTGGATCTATATTGACAAAGCTAATTTATAGTAAATAGTTAAATATTTAAGCACGACAGTGGCGACAAACCTATGACCACCGATAATTATATTCAATTCTTTTAAAGCTCTAAGTTTTTCGTCAACATGGCCCCGGCCATACTATAGTTAATATAACTTATACCTATTACCGCAGACGTACCTTAAAACAAAGATTTCTCAGTCGCATGCCGCTCCTTTAAAAATGACAGGGGCAAACATCGGTGGGGTGATGCTGATCGGTAATTTATGGTCTAGGCATGCATACCGGGGCACCAGCTATGCTATTTAGTAAAATATCATTACGACCGAGAGTTTTAATTATGCTCTCACCATAAGTATCACTAGTAAATGTGGGTCTACAAGCTGAAGCCCAATCATATGCAGCGCAATCTTTGTTAGTACAGCAAGTGTGTGAACAACGTTTGACACCCGATGGACTAGCAACACATATTTCGCTTTGACATTCAGAGGCGGTTTCACAAATTTCACCAAGTTTTTTAGTGCCTTGATATTCTGGCGGTAGACAGAATTTGTGAAAAAGCCAATCTTGTCTTGATACTTTAACTGGTTTGCAAATAATATTGTCACTATCTTCATTGTCATTGTTACGGCAATCTGCTGGAGTGCAACAAGGTTTGGCGCAAGTTTTATTGGCTAACCCTGATAAACACCAACCATTAGAACATTCATCGGTTGAACCAAGTTGAGTAC
This Deltaproteobacteria bacterium DNA region includes the following protein-coding sequences:
- a CDS encoding AAA family ATPase — translated: MWFTKFKANHFLQIYKDIDISLNELNIFIGKNNSGKTRLIELFFWLKNTYNSRHQNFISRINNISSGAQLIPAENKSLPTGEGLRPIRYLSVDRTPASTANFDIHNREPQTQGTSDMLLELRLFPQIRLHVQWEIEHLFGISIRIEDENNNIKLYADDRNISNVGLDAHGRGLQYYCVLFFYLHHPEVKVLFLDEPENSLHPQLQRALINRIRYMAYNNDKQVFLATHSPIFTLPDTIKNLQEVFLLDKHAEPPKILHLEKVIPSDKELKHKFESYLPNLDSAVSEVLFAMGVLIVEGQTERQFIQYIAGRTNRDIAARGITIIESNGLGPMPGMIRFVKEVSPHWRALCDGDVLTNGGSRYNDYRSELNDIFCENTLKTGNNLSPTEKETLKQNLQNKGLFILNQEGLEKYYKSSDAVNYNGEVKHKDKGWLLAKEIEYLQDKDEKSINLYYKDLLEPLDDLIVSVDKNSLKVRTIDEIAMDVIFDHASSIHCKTYRNKFNEQQLRDILFNNRAYRVYGLQFSNYDSYKLYWTVPLVNNETKYRIRCEGNEFYVEVETIKDNDENGYKLLRRGSV